Below is a window of Frigoribacterium sp. SL97 DNA.
TCGCGTCGGCCGACCTTGACCACGTAGGCGATGAGGATGCCGACCACGAGAGCGGCCTCGAGGCCCTCTCGGAGTCCGATGAGGTAGTTGGCGAGCACGGGGACGGCTTTCTCGGGGGAGTGGAGCTCGTCGTCGAGCAGGATGAGGATCAGGGACGCGGGCGACCGGTCGGACCGTCGAGGGACCGAACGGGCTGGTATGGTTAGGCTAACCTCACTTAGGGCGCCCTGAGCCAGACCGACAGTAGTGCGGCGCGGCATATCCTGTCCAGTGATGAACTCCTCCGCCTCGCCGACGCCCGCGTCGCCCTCGACCGCCGGCGACCCTCGGCTCGAGCGCGTGCTCTTCGTCCACGCCCACCCCGACGACGAGACCATCACCACGGGTGGCACGATCGCCGCGATGGTCGAGGCCGGTGCCGCGGTCACCGTCGTGACCTGCACCCGAGGCGAACTGGGCGAGGTGATCCCCGACGACCTCGCCGCCCTCCGGGCCGACCAGGCCGCCCTCGCCGTCCACCGCGAGGGCGAGATCGCCGCCGCCATGCGAGACCTCGGCGTCGACGACCACCGGTTCCTCGGTTCGGCCGGTGCCCGCACGCCGGGGCTCCCCGAACGGGTCTATCGCGACAGCGGCATGGTCTGGCGGTCGGACGGCGTGGCCGGGCCGACGCCCGACCTGCACCCCGCGGCGTTCTGCGCCGCCGAGTTCGGCGAGGTCGTGAGCGACCTGTCGGCCGTCGTCCAGTCCGTGCGCCCGACCGCGATCATCAGCTACGACGAGGACGGCGGGTACCACCACCCCGACCACGTCCGGGCCAACCGGGTCGCCGTGCGTGCCGCCCGCCTCGTCGGCGTGCCGTTCTTCGCGATCGTGGCCGGTGCCGAGTCGGCCGTGGGGGCGGAGGCCGAGGCCCTCGCCACCGACGACACCGTGCTGACGACCGACACGCGTCACGTGGCTCCTCGCAAGCTCGCCGCACTCCGCGACCACCGCAGTCAGGTCGAGGTCGTCGACCTCCCGGGTGGCCGGGCCGGCATCCGGTTCCCCCACGGCGCCGTCGAGCCCGTGACGGTCCGCGAGTCGTTCCGCTTCGTGCCCGAGCCGACGGTGGACGAGGGCGATTCCGAGATGGCCCGGATGACGACGGGCGGACGCGTCGTCGCGCTCGTCCTGGCGCTCGCCGCCGGGGCCGTGTTCGGCACCATCGGCACCGTCATGCACCAGTCGACGATCACCGTCGCCGGCTCGCCGTTCTGGTCCGGGCTCGTGCTCGCGTTGCTCATGAGCCTCACGCTCCTCGCCGGTCTCCGCTCGGTCTTCGGCTCGCGGGCGATGGCCGGGGCCGCCGCCGTCGGTCTCATCGGGGCGCTCGTCGTCCTGTGGCAGGCGAGTCCCGGGGGGTCGATCCTCGTGCCCGACAACACGCCCGCCCTGGTCTGGCTCGGCGGAGTGTTCCTGATCTGCCTCGTGGTGCTCGGGTGGCCGCGATTGCGGGGCCCGGCCGCCGGGGGAGCGACGCCGCCCCGCGACGCGGCCCGCGCCTCCTCGGTCGAGGCACAGCCGGCAGACGATAAGCTGGACGCCCTGCCCGACGCGAAGGGAACCCCCCAGACGTGACGTACGTGATCGCACTTCCCTGTGTCGATGTCAAAGACCGTGCCTGCATCGACGAGTGCCCCGTCGACTGCATCTACGAGGGCGAACGCTCGCTCTACATCCACCCCGACGAATGCGTCGACTGCGGTGCGTGCGAGCCCGTCTGCCCGGTCGAGGCC
It encodes the following:
- the fdxA gene encoding ferredoxin yields the protein MTYVIALPCVDVKDRACIDECPVDCIYEGERSLYIHPDECVDCGACEPVCPVEAIYYEDDLPDKWAEYYKANVEFFDEIGSPGGAAKVGVIAKDHPVISALPPQGAGA
- a CDS encoding PIG-L family deacetylase, whose amino-acid sequence is MNSSASPTPASPSTAGDPRLERVLFVHAHPDDETITTGGTIAAMVEAGAAVTVVTCTRGELGEVIPDDLAALRADQAALAVHREGEIAAAMRDLGVDDHRFLGSAGARTPGLPERVYRDSGMVWRSDGVAGPTPDLHPAAFCAAEFGEVVSDLSAVVQSVRPTAIISYDEDGGYHHPDHVRANRVAVRAARLVGVPFFAIVAGAESAVGAEAEALATDDTVLTTDTRHVAPRKLAALRDHRSQVEVVDLPGGRAGIRFPHGAVEPVTVRESFRFVPEPTVDEGDSEMARMTTGGRVVALVLALAAGAVFGTIGTVMHQSTITVAGSPFWSGLVLALLMSLTLLAGLRSVFGSRAMAGAAAVGLIGALVVLWQASPGGSILVPDNTPALVWLGGVFLICLVVLGWPRLRGPAAGGATPPRDAARASSVEAQPADDKLDALPDAKGTPQT